A genomic region of Luteitalea sp. contains the following coding sequences:
- the hpt gene encoding hypoxanthine phosphoribosyltransferase, with translation MTPPTASTILLSADQIRQRIQELAAQIEQDYAHADTLHLICVLKGGVMFLTDLVRTMTRPITLDFIALSSYAQSTDSSGEVKLLKDLDTPIAGRDVIVIEDIVDTGLTITYLQDILRARAPRSLRTACLLSKPSRRRVEVKVEYIGFEIEDRFVVGYGLDFDQKFRQLPYIAALDEEST, from the coding sequence ATGACCCCGCCCACGGCGTCCACCATTCTGCTCTCGGCCGACCAAATCCGGCAACGGATCCAAGAGCTGGCGGCCCAAATCGAGCAGGACTACGCGCACGCCGACACCCTCCACTTGATCTGCGTGCTGAAGGGCGGCGTGATGTTCCTCACGGATCTCGTCCGCACCATGACGCGGCCAATCACTCTCGACTTCATCGCGCTCTCGAGCTACGCTCAGAGCACCGACTCCTCGGGTGAGGTGAAGCTGCTCAAGGATCTCGATACACCCATTGCGGGCCGCGACGTGATCGTCATCGAGGATATCGTCGACACCGGCCTCACAATCACGTATCTGCAAGACATTCTTCGTGCGCGGGCGCCGCGCTCCCTCCGCACGGCATGCCTGCTCAGCAAACCGTCGCGCCGACGCGTCGAGGTCAAGGTCGAGTATATCGGCTTTGAAATCGAGGATCGGTTCGTGGTTGGCTACGGGCTGGACTTCGACCAGAAGTTCCGCCAGCTGCCGTACATCGCGGCGCTCGACGAGGAGTCCACTTGA
- a CDS encoding RpiB/LacA/LacB family sugar-phosphate isomerase encodes MKRFEIITEADARMLEMGGTVELVAGGHITPLARDTLRARRVTVVSADAREEAARAFAPPAELRTLVVASDHTGIELRAQLVRHLRRRGLAVRETGAESRDPVDYPDVAAEAARMVARGEVEGGIVVDGAGLGSAIAANKIPGVRAAACHTPTLARYAREHNGVNVITLGATLLTADEAIVIVEAWLAARMTEPRYIRRLTKIHALEVGNNQ; translated from the coding sequence ATGAAGCGGTTTGAGATCATCACCGAGGCGGACGCGCGGATGCTGGAGATGGGCGGCACCGTGGAGCTCGTCGCTGGCGGGCACATCACGCCGCTGGCCCGTGACACCCTGCGCGCGCGCCGCGTCACCGTCGTCTCGGCGGACGCGCGCGAGGAGGCGGCACGAGCGTTCGCGCCGCCCGCGGAGCTGCGGACGCTCGTCGTAGCCAGCGATCATACGGGCATCGAGCTGCGGGCGCAGCTCGTCCGACACCTGCGGCGTCGCGGCTTGGCAGTACGCGAGACAGGTGCAGAGTCGCGCGATCCGGTGGACTATCCTGACGTGGCCGCCGAGGCGGCTCGGATGGTGGCGCGTGGCGAGGTGGAGGGAGGGATCGTGGTCGATGGGGCAGGACTCGGCTCGGCCATTGCTGCAAACAAGATTCCAGGCGTGCGCGCCGCGGCGTGTCACACGCCCACGTTGGCGCGATATGCGCGTGAGCACAACGGCGTGAACGTGATCACCCTGGGTGCGACGCTGCTCACCGCAGACGAGGCAATTGTCATCGTCGAGGCCTGGCTTGCCGCGCGCATGACCGAGCCGCGCTACATTCGACGTCTCACGAAGATCCATGCGCTGGAGGTAGGGAACAATCAGTGA